AGATTGCTTCCTTCCTCCCCAATAAGCCCATCCTGAGGCCGTAACTTTTTTAAGGTAGCCGCTACAGCCTTTTCTGCCGCCATATCTACGATGGTCACTGGATCTTCTGCACTACTTTTCGTACTCGTGACATCGGCTAGTGCCCCCCGTTCTTCCACCTTTGTGCGTTCCTGAACAATTGTGGAGGCAGCTTTAATCAACGCTTCGAACATAACGGAAATCAATTCGTGACAGCCGTGGCCGTGGGTACCCTCCGCCTTAACCCGCGAAAATATCGGAGTAAAGTCGTAGTCAAACGATGCGCATCGGATTGGGGTGGATTCACCGTGTGCGTCGATAGAGATTTTCGAAAGCTGCCATGGATACCTGGACACGTCTGTAAGGTTACTCCTTGGCTGGAAATAAAAACTGAAAATATTGTCTTTATTTTGTCGCTGTGGTCACATTAGCACCAACCAGCTTTTCGACGATCCCGAAAACGTAATTTCCCATAGTTTTAAGTACACTAATCACATGGCAAAAATCGGATTTGGAATTGATGTTGGCGGCTCTGGAATCAAGGGTGCCCGGGTGGACCTCGAAACCGGAGAATTCATTGGCGATCGGATAAAGATTCTCACCCCAAAACCAGCAACCCCGCAGGCCGTCGCTGAGACTTGTGCCCAAATACTCCACGAGGCCGATTGGAGCGGCCCCGTGGGAATCACTCTTCCGAGCGTCATCAAGGACCAAACCGCCCTCTCAGCCGCAAATATTGATCCGAGTTGGATTGGGGTCAATGTTGCGGATCTTTTCCACCAGCACCTCGCGGACCACGATGTCAGTGTACTTAACGATGCAGATGCCGCAGGGCTAGCTGAGGTTCATTTCGGTGACCCAGCCGCATCCAATGGCGCAGTCATTCTTTTAACGTTTGGCACCGGCATTGGCTCCGCCTTATTAGTTGATGGGACTCTCTTTCCCAACACCGAGCTTGGCCACCTCATCATTGACGGCGCGGAGGCGGAAGATTTTGCTTCGTCTCGGGCAAAAGATCGCGATGAAATCGGATACAAGCAGTGGGCAGGCAGAGTAGACAAAGTCTTGAAAGAATTTGAGAGACTTTTCAATCCCAAACTATTTATCGCTGGAGGCGGTATTTCTCGCAAATCCCACAAGTGGATTCCTCACCTCACTTGCGAAACTCCAGTTGTGGCTGCCCAACTACGTAACCGCGCTGGAATTGTGGGGGCCGCATTAGCCGTCGAAAAGCACTTAACCCCGTAGAAGTTTTGCTTATCACAAAAATGATCGGACATGCAGTAGCACACAGTCGCTATTAAATTTATATTTCGACGGCATAACACGACATTTTTCTAGCAAATGTTTTATAATGGCACTTTGTCCAAGGCGAGGAAACACTTTCTCATCCCCCTGTTTCGAAAACATTCGATTACCAGTCCATATCGGTTTGAGAAACCGGGCGGAAAGACACCACCTTTTCATGTGTCCCAGTGAGAGGTTTGTTGCTCACCAATTTTGTTCATCCATCCAAGCGAAAGGGCGTTCGTGGCAGCCACTGATCATTCAGAAACTTCCGCAACCGCACGCATTGGAGGCACCTCCGACGAAGGAGCATCCGTGACCAGCACTCCTAAAAAAGTTGCTAAAAAATCCGCGCGGAAAACTGCCCGCAAAGCGACACCTCGAGTCGCTGAGCCAGTTTCGGCAAACCTAGAAAATCCCGCCGAACCTACAGCATCAGATGCGACCACGAAAACGGCTAAAAAAGCCACTGCAGCTACTTCCAGCTCCTCTTCTGAATCGAAACCAGTGAAGAAAACTGCCAAGAAAGCTGCAAAAAAGTCCACCAAGAAAACCGCGAAAAAAGCCACCGCGAAAAAGACCACAGCTAAAAGTACCGGCACAGCAAAGGTGAAGAAGGCTTCCACGAAAAAACAGGAAGCACCATCGGATTCTGCAACTGATTTGATTGAAGAAGAAGATCTCTCGATTGAATCCAACACTGACTCAGATTTTGATTCTGACCAAGATCTTGGCGACGATGTCTACAGCGATTCCGAAATCGATGATTTTGAAGATGATGACGAGTTGGATTCAGACGTCGATGATGATCTAGACGATGACAACGAAGACCGCGAAGACGAGGAAGAAGATGAGGATGGCTCCTCAGTCTGGGACGAGGACGAATCAGCAGCGTTACGCCAGGCTCGTAAGGATGCAGAACTCACTGCTTCTGCCGATTCTGTGAGAGCCTATCTAAAGCAAATCGGCAAAGTAGCGTTGCTTAATGCGGAGCAAGAAGTGTCGTTGGCTAAACGCATCGAAGCAGGTCTTTATGCGACCTATCGTATGGAACAGATGGAGGAGGCGTATAACAACGGCGATAAGGACGCAAAGTTAACTCCAGCGGTCAAACGCGACCTGCGCGCTATCGCGCGTGATGGCCGAAAAGCTAAAAATCACCTGTTAGAGGCAAACCTGCGCTTGGTCGTCTCGTTGGCGAAGCGCTACACAGGTCGTGGCATGGCTTTTCTTGATCTGATCCAGGAAGGAAATCTGGGTCTGATCCGTGCTGTCGAAAAATTCGACTACACCAAGGGCTATAAGTTCTCTACTTATGCTACCTGGTGGATCAGGCAGGCAATTACTCGCGCTATGGCTGACCAAGCACGTACGATCCGCATTCCGGTTCATATGGTCGAAGTCATCAACAAGTTAGGCCGTATTCAACGAGAGCTGTTACAGGATCTTGGACGCGAACCAACCCCACAGGAACTTGCCAAAGAAATGGACATTTCTGAGGAGAAAGTACTTGAGATTCAGCAGTACGCCCGTGAGCCGATTTCCCTAGACCAAACCATCGGCGATGAAGGCGACTCTCAACTGGGTGACTTCATTGAAGATTCCGAGGCTGTGATTGCAGTCGACGCAGTTTCCTTCACGCTGCTTCAAGATCAATTACAAGACGTTCTTCACACCTTGTCAGAGCGTGAAGCTGGAGTTGTTAAGCTACGTTTCGGTCTCACCGACGGTATGCCGAGAACTTTAGACGAAATCGGTCAAGTCTACGGTGTTACCCGGGAGCGTATTCGCCAGATTGAATCAAAGACTATGTCTAAACTCCGTCACCCGTCCCGATCACAGGTTTTACGTGACTATCTAGACTAGTAGGTAAGCGCAAACTGCCTCGTGGTTTCTTCTGCATAGAAACCACGAGGCAGTTTGCGCTTTTGTTACAACGCTGAGGCGGGTTCTTATTTCTGCATCCATGATGATTATCAAGATGTATGAAGCCCTGTTGCAGAAATTACGCAGCACCTTAACTGCTATTCCAGCTGGCTATTTAGCTCTCATTCGGATGGTGAGAACTATTAGAGTTGGAATGCGGCTGTTGTATCGGAAGAGCGCCCTCGCTCGGTGCCGGTCCCACCATAGGATGGGAATTCCCGGCTTGGGGAAATGCTTGCTGTTGCGAGGATACCGAGCGGTAATGTGTCGGAACCGACGAGTAGGCAACTTTCCGGAAAAGTGCTTCCAGTGGCCCGCGCCTACCTGTCATCGACCACATCCACGCTAATACAACAGTTATGGCCCAGATACCAGTCGCTATCAGAGTCACTTCAAATGCACCTTTACCTGCACCGATTCCGAGCCCGTAAGGCACTACGAGAGTGGTGAATAGTACAGATTGCATGACGTAACCCGACATCGACATCTGCCCGAGTGAGGTGACCATACGAACCAGAATAGTTTCCTGCCACTTGTGCTTTTCGATCCATTTTCCTAGCCAAAACAACCAAACAAGGTATCCTGGCCCACTCAGAAACCCAAATGCCTGGTTAAGCGCTTGCCAAAAGATACTGTTAGGGATAATCCCTAGCTCAGCAAGCCCCCATGGAATTCCCATGCCTACAATAACTAGAACTGTCACTGCAGCCGCTATCCGCATGTATTTTTGGTATGGCTCAGGATTTACAAAGACTTCTCGTCGACCAGCAATGAACCCAATAATCACTACCGGTCCAATTACCGGAATAAAGGCAAAAAATGTTATCGGTAACGCGGCTGCAATTAACAATCCCTGGAAGAACTGATCACGCAGATAACCGGAGCCATAACCACTTCGCGCCAAAAATAACTCAGGAATGAAATATGACGTTAGAAAGGCAACAACGGCACCGAAACA
The nucleotide sequence above comes from Corynebacterium mustelae. Encoded proteins:
- a CDS encoding RNA polymerase sigma factor, encoding MAATDHSETSATARIGGTSDEGASVTSTPKKVAKKSARKTARKATPRVAEPVSANLENPAEPTASDATTKTAKKATAATSSSSSESKPVKKTAKKAAKKSTKKTAKKATAKKTTAKSTGTAKVKKASTKKQEAPSDSATDLIEEEDLSIESNTDSDFDSDQDLGDDVYSDSEIDDFEDDDELDSDVDDDLDDDNEDREDEEEDEDGSSVWDEDESAALRQARKDAELTASADSVRAYLKQIGKVALLNAEQEVSLAKRIEAGLYATYRMEQMEEAYNNGDKDAKLTPAVKRDLRAIARDGRKAKNHLLEANLRLVVSLAKRYTGRGMAFLDLIQEGNLGLIRAVEKFDYTKGYKFSTYATWWIRQAITRAMADQARTIRIPVHMVEVINKLGRIQRELLQDLGREPTPQELAKEMDISEEKVLEIQQYAREPISLDQTIGDEGDSQLGDFIEDSEAVIAVDAVSFTLLQDQLQDVLHTLSEREAGVVKLRFGLTDGMPRTLDEIGQVYGVTRERIRQIESKTMSKLRHPSRSQVLRDYLD
- the ppgK gene encoding polyphosphate--glucose phosphotransferase; this encodes MAKIGFGIDVGGSGIKGARVDLETGEFIGDRIKILTPKPATPQAVAETCAQILHEADWSGPVGITLPSVIKDQTALSAANIDPSWIGVNVADLFHQHLADHDVSVLNDADAAGLAEVHFGDPAASNGAVILLTFGTGIGSALLVDGTLFPNTELGHLIIDGAEAEDFASSRAKDRDEIGYKQWAGRVDKVLKEFERLFNPKLFIAGGGISRKSHKWIPHLTCETPVVAAQLRNRAGIVGAALAVEKHLTP
- a CDS encoding DUF418 domain-containing protein → MTPSAYDSSHQSSQSYSSTIPAKNKRLIAPDLARGLVLLGIAIANAITTFAVLKVPATDSAITAAGSIANDSIADKISVIFGTMFIHVRGLPMFATLLGYGIGMIFVREWRKGATAKQVQNTLFRRYSILVAFGAVHLIFVFWGDIMLLYGLIALSLTLLIKVSDRALFFTAIGLYCFGAVVAFLTSYFIPELFLARSGYGSGYLRDQFFQGLLIAAALPITFFAFIPVIGPVVIIGFIAGRREVFVNPEPYQKYMRIAAAVTVLVIVGMGIPWGLAELGIIPNSIFWQALNQAFGFLSGPGYLVWLFWLGKWIEKHKWQETILVRMVTSLGQMSMSGYVMQSVLFTTLVVPYGLGIGAGKGAFEVTLIATGIWAITVVLAWMWSMTGRRGPLEALFRKVAYSSVPTHYRSVSSQQQAFPQAGNSHPMVGPAPSEGALPIQQPHSNSNSSHHPNES